A stretch of Dermochelys coriacea isolate rDerCor1 chromosome 6, rDerCor1.pri.v4, whole genome shotgun sequence DNA encodes these proteins:
- the ZBTB25 gene encoding zinc finger and BTB domain-containing protein 25, with protein sequence MDTASHSLVLLQQLNMQREFGFLCDCRVAIGDVYFKAHRAVLAAFSNYFKMIFIHQTSECIKIQPTDIQPDIFSYLLHIMYTGKGPKQTVNPSRLEEGIRFLHADYLSHIAIKMNQILSPETMQSSNLYGIQISTAHKATKEGLGAKENLTNASNRSANQGDHPQLQLSLAIGLDDGTLEQQITHPSTQATGVAKPVEELQKSSVSIKQEKCDPEPVVSRSHMSPTPDVSKTNLKMHLCHYCGERFDFRGNLREHLHTHVSGSLPFGVPASILESNDLGEVQPITEKGEAIESHQLGTFLRKENKHPSEHPNHSNTEPLQYGQLSLISKDTEPVELNCNFSFSRKRKISCTVCGHKFLRKSQLLEHMYAHKGKQYKYNRCQRFGNPVAHRFHPYCDSWSDCTVKSSRLSQDHLDSSCASESDLAPENVDAILVE encoded by the exons ATGGATACAGCTAGCCACAGTTTAGTCCTCCTGCAGCAGTTGAACATGCAGCGTGAGTTTGGTTTTCTGTGTGACTGTAGAGTTGCAATAGGAGATGTTTACTTCAAGGCCCACAGAGCGGTGCTAGCTGCTTTTTCAAACTACTTTAAGATGATATTTATTCACCAAACAAG TGAATGCATAAAGATTCAGCCTACAGATATCCAGCCAGACATATTCAGCTACTTGTTGCACATCATGTACACTGGAAAAGGTCCAAAGCAGACAGTCAACCCCAGCCGGCTGGAGGAGGGCATTCGATTTCTCCATGCAGACTACCTTTCCCATATTGCAATTAAAATGAACCAGATACTTTCCCCAGAGACGATGCAGTCTTCAAACTTGTATGGAATTCAGATCTCAACTGCACACAAAGCAACAAAGGAAGGTCTTGGAGCAAAAGAAAATCTGACAAATGCCAGCAACAGGTCTGCTAACCAGGGTGATCACCCACAGTTACAGCTCTCACTTgccattggactagatgatggtACCCTCGAACAACAGATCACCCATCCTTCCACCCAAGCAACTGGAGTTGCCAAACCAGTGGAGGAGCTTCAGAAATCATCTGTGTCTATAAAGCAGGAGAAATGTGACCCCGAGCCAGTGGTGTCCCGAAGTCACATGTCGCCCACTCCAGATGTTTCTAAAACTAATCTCAAAATGCATTTATGTCATTACTGTGGGGAGCGCTTTGATTTCCGTGGCAATTTGCGGGAACACTTGCACACTCATGTCTCCGGCTCACTTCCCTTTGGTGTCCCAGCCTCCATCCTGGAGAGCAATGACCTTGGTGAAGTGCAGCCTATTACTGAAAAGGGGGAAGCTATTGAAAGTCATCAGCTTGGTACCTTCCTAAGGAAAGAGAATAAGCATCCGTCAGAACATCCAAACCATAGTAACACAGAGCCCTTACAGTATGGCCAGTTGTCGCTAATCTCCAAAGACACTGAACCTGTGGAGTTAAACTGCAACTTTTCTTTttcaagaaagagaaaaatcagttgcacagTCTGTGGCCACAAATTTCTCCGAAAGAGCCAGTTGCTGGAACACATGTACGCACACAAAGGGAAACAATACAAATACAACCGATGCCAAAGGTTTGGTAACCCTGTAGCCCACAGGTTTCATCCTTATTGTGACAGTTGGTCTGATTGTACAGTAAAAAGTTCCAGGCTCTCTCAAGATCACCTAGATTCATCATGTGCATCAGAGTCTGATCTTGCTCCAGAAAATGTTGATGCAATCCTCGTAGAATAG